A region from the Aegilops tauschii subsp. strangulata cultivar AL8/78 chromosome 5, Aet v6.0, whole genome shotgun sequence genome encodes:
- the LOC109780562 gene encoding alpha-galactosidase-like gives MARASSLSLLLVLLVAAVAGARVPMDAAANTTLGELRVRHTLLGRKPQMGWNSWNHFYCGISEEVIRETADALINTGLAKLGYKYVNIDDCWAELNRDYQGNLVPNKRTFPSGIKALADYVHAKGLKLGIYSDAGTQTCSKQMPGSLDHEEQDVRTFASWGVDYLKYDNCNDAGRSVRERYTRISNAMKKYGKNIFFSICEWGIENPATWARGMGGNSWRTTADIADNWDSMTSRADQNDRWASYAGPGGWNDPDMLEVGNGGMSEAEYRSHFSIWALAKAPLLIGCDVRSMSPQTKIIISNWEVIAVNQDRLGVQGKKVQSDAGLEVWAGPLSGNRKAVVLWNRQGYQATITAHWSNVGLPASVSVTARDLWAHSSFSAQGQLSASVAPHDCKMYVLTPK, from the exons ATGGCGCGTGCCTCGAGCCTGTCGCTGCTGCTTGTGCTGCTGGTTGCAGCAGTGGCAGGAGCCAGGGTGCCCATGGATGCGGCCGCGAACACAACGTTGGGTGAGCTCCGCGTACGGCACACGCTCCTCGGCAGGAAGCCACAGATGGG GTGGAACAGCTGGAACCACTTCTACTGCGGGATCAGCGAGGAAGTCATCAGGGAGACAG CTGATGCATTGATCAACACTGGCCTCGCGAAATTGGGCTACAAATATGTTAATATCG ATGATTGCTGGGCAGAATTGAACAGGGATTACCAG GGTAACCTGGTTCCAAATAAAAGAACATTCCCCTCTGGCATCAAGGCGCTTGCAGATTATGTGCACGCCAAAGGATTGAAGCTCGGAATCTACAGTGATGCTGG GACACAAACATGCAGTAAACAAATGCCAGGATCGCTCGATCACGAAGAGCAAGATGTGAGGACGTTCGCGTCTTGG GGAGTTGATTATCTGAAGTACGACAACTGCAACGATGCTGGCAGGAGCGTCAGGGAAAG ATACACTAGGATAAGCAACGCCATGAAGAAATATGGGAAGAACATCTTCTTCTCAATCTGTGAGTG GGGAATCGAAAACCCTGCTACATGGGCACGTGGCATGGGTGGTAATAGCTGGAGGACAACCGCGGACATTGCTGACAACTGGGACAG CATGACATCACGCGCGGACCAGAATGACAGATGGGCCTCCTATGCCGGACCTGGCGGATGGAATG ATCCTGATATGCTTGAAGTTGGAAATGGTGGGATGTCCGAAGCTGAGTACCGCTCGCACTTCAGCATCTGGGCACTTGCCAAG GCTCCTCTTCTGATCGGGTGCGACGTGCGCTCGATGAGCCCGCAGACAAAGATCATAATCAGCAATTGGGAGGTCATCGCTGTCAACCAAG ATAGACTAGGCGTGCAGGGAAAGaaagtgcaatccgatgctggtTTGGAG GTTTGGGCCGGACCGCTCAGTGGCAACAGAAAGGCGGTGGTTCTATGGAATAGGCAGGGGTACCAAGCAACCATCACCGCACACTGGTCAAACGTCGGGCTTCCAGCATCTGTGTCCGTCACCGCTCGCGATCTATGGGCA CACTCATCATTCTCTGCTCAGGGGCAGCTATCTGCATCAGTGGCGCCTCATGACTGCAAGATGTACGTCCTAACACCCAAGTAA
- the LOC109780565 gene encoding uncharacterized protein has product MAAPRPWSSLHLDLLSRIFLLLLCVANHVRASAVNKHWRGVALQNPSPLPSLLMPSTARTEIYRIFGGFADPRPPLAAEGRAERFCGSAPGGWFVVASPHWRGHALLNVRTGVCVPLPDRVTCPMMIRAAAMSAAPPSGGCFIAAMTSSQTNMAFWRPGMDRWLSAPVGRKPPEPRDAQDLTFHDGWFCVVDSDDDLFCYRTEIAPAGPGDGGTSLTIHHIAYKIRRHPLMDTTEHGEIVSRYVLPSASGADLLMVWRFISPARGGTWRFQVFRLQKPQDGLPACWRSYQMSGQVLFVGRACSKAFDTGHTGSPGYIYFLDDVYPGGPDRVLQQNEYPCADTGGLRYSVPDEIEIVRCLPSTPPSDTSPCIWYHH; this is encoded by the coding sequence ATGGCGGCGCCGCGACCATGGTCCAGCCTCCACCTAGACCTTCTCTCCCGTATATTCCTCCTCTTGTTGTGCGTCGCCAACCACGTGAGGGCGTCCGCCGTGAACAAGCACTGGCGCGGGGTCGCGCTGCAGAATCCGTCGCCACTGCCATCCCTCCTCATGCCGTCCACCGCCAGGACCGAGATCTATCGGATCTTCGGCGGCTTCGCCGATCCGCGCCCGCCCCTCGCCGCTGAGGGGCGAGCAGAGCGTTTCTGCGGCTCGGCTCCGGGCGGCTGGTTCGTGGTCGCATCCCCGCACTGGCGCGGCCACGCCCTGCTGAACGTCCGCACGGGCGTGTGCGTCCCCCTGCCGGACCGCGTCACGTGCCCCATGATGATCCGCGCAGCCGCCATGTCTGCCGCGCCGCCGTCCGGCGGCTGCTTCATCGCCGCCATGACGTCCAGCCAGACCAACATGGCGTTCTGGCGCCCGGGGATGGACCGCTGGTTGTCGGCGCCGGTGGGGAGGAAGCCGCCGGAACCGCGCGACGCCCAGGACCTGACTTTCCACGACGGCTGGTTCTGCGTCGTTGACTCAGACGATGACCTCTTCTGCTACAGGACAGAAATCGCCCCTGCTGGACCTGGAGACGGCGGCACTTCGCTTACTATTCATCATATCGCTTACAAGATCCGTCGTCACCCCTTGATGGACACGACGGAACACGGAGAGATCGTCTCTCGCTACGTCCTGCCATCCGCCTCCGGTGCCGACCTGCTCATGGTGTGGAGGTTCATCTCGCCGGCGAGGGGCGGCACGTGGCGGTTCCAGGTCTTCAGGCTACAGAAGCCACAGGACGGATTGCCGGCTTGCTGGCGCTCGTACCAGATGAGCGGGCAGGTGCTCTTCGTCGGCCGGGCCTGCTCCAAGGCCTTCGACACGGGCCACACCGGCAGCCCGGGCTACATCTACTTCCTCGACGACGTCTACCCTGGTGGTCCGGACAGAGTCCTCCAGCAGAACGAGTATCCCTGCGCCGATACCGGCGGGTTGCGTTACTCAGTCCCCGACGAGATCGAGATCGTGCGGTGCCTGCCATCCACACCCCCCTCGGACACCTCGCCCTGCATTTGGTACCACCATTAA